One Thermicanus aegyptius DSM 12793 DNA segment encodes these proteins:
- a CDS encoding DUF309 domain-containing protein, with the protein MEPSWGNSYPKEYDLFLEKFHKGEYYECHDLLEEIWLAEKQNRFLQGLIQLSVALYHYEYGNVKGARGMLKTALHYLEQYRPKHWGLDVEELCQQIRVCIAQLPNRDVLSLEEAKNRPLPHVRLSFDPSGEGMPQGKES; encoded by the coding sequence TTGGAGCCGTCATGGGGAAATTCTTATCCCAAAGAATATGATCTTTTTTTAGAAAAGTTTCATAAAGGGGAGTACTATGAGTGCCACGACCTCCTTGAGGAAATCTGGTTGGCGGAGAAGCAAAACCGCTTCTTACAAGGTTTGATCCAACTCTCCGTGGCGCTCTACCATTATGAATACGGAAATGTAAAGGGAGCCAGAGGGATGCTGAAGACCGCCCTCCATTATCTGGAGCAATATCGACCCAAACACTGGGGGCTCGATGTGGAGGAACTCTGCCAACAGATCCGGGTGTGCATCGCACAACTGCCCAACCGGGATGTTCTTTCCCTGGAAGAAGCGAAAAACCGTCCCCTGCCGCACGTTCGCCTCTCCTTTGATCCATCCGGAGAGGGAATGCCCCAGGGGAAAGAGAGCTGA
- a CDS encoding divergent PAP2 family protein — MSQLIHNYPLWASIWAILIAQFLKIPLYYMHHKKWDFELFFSTGRMPSSHSAAVAALTVSLGIQEGWNSPSFAIGFILASIVMFDAAGIRRHAGEHAALLNQIFFGTTTPSGAAPDEKKNVEEEKEPGMKPLEELLGHKPIEVAGGALLGILVALALA, encoded by the coding sequence ATGTCTCAACTTATTCATAATTATCCCTTATGGGCGAGCATTTGGGCCATTCTTATTGCCCAATTTCTAAAAATTCCCCTCTATTATATGCACCATAAAAAATGGGATTTCGAGCTTTTCTTCAGTACCGGAAGAATGCCGAGCTCCCATTCCGCGGCCGTTGCGGCGCTCACCGTTTCTTTAGGAATCCAGGAAGGGTGGAATTCTCCTTCATTTGCCATCGGTTTCATTCTCGCCTCGATCGTTATGTTTGACGCGGCAGGTATACGCCGCCATGCCGGTGAACATGCCGCCCTCTTAAATCAGATTTTTTTCGGCACGACAACTCCTTCAGGAGCTGCCCCCGATGAAAAAAAGAACGTAGAAGAAGAAAAGGAACCTGGGATGAAACCCCTTGAAGAACTGTTGGGACATAAGCCCATCGAAGTGGCCGGAGGAGCCCTTCTAGGGATCCTGGTCGCTCTCGCCTTAGCTTAA
- a CDS encoding YuiB family protein, which yields MNIAQFIISIPLFMVLFFGIGFILNMLLKTTWLPSVLSGGVFLIAWVATGGLKWVDIVILLSGVLGGVLSSVAIRALRRHGYRMF from the coding sequence ATGAACATTGCCCAGTTTATCATTTCAATTCCGCTTTTTATGGTTCTATTCTTTGGAATCGGCTTCATCTTAAATATGCTCCTTAAAACCACATGGCTGCCCAGCGTATTAAGCGGAGGCGTGTTTCTCATCGCCTGGGTGGCCACGGGGGGGCTCAAGTGGGTAGATATCGTGATCCTGCTGTCCGGCGTCCTCGGTGGGGTGTTAAGCAGTGTGGCGATTCGGGCATTGAGGCGGCATGGGTACCGCATGTTTTAA
- a CDS encoding NAD(P)/FAD-dependent oxidoreductase codes for MTVPKVLILGAGYGGLMTAIHLQRDIQYNEAEVTLVNKHNYHYMTTHLHEPAAGTAPQEAVKVNIDEIINTDLIHFRKGTVEAIDPKEKRVILHDGELHYDYLVIALGSEPETFGIQGLREYAFGITSLNAVRTIREHIEYTFSRYHEEGEQESYLTIVVGGAGFTGIEFVGELADRMPDLCRQFDIPREKVRIISVEAAPTVLPGFDKELVEYAMERLQAKGVEFRINTPIKSCTAEGIELANGENILSKTVIWTGGVRGNHLLEEAGFETVRGRVKVDPALRAPGYEDVFVIGDASVVFTKEGRPYPPTAQIATQQGENCAKNLLSLLRGGTLEEFTPSIQGTLASLGRSDGIGVVGKIRLKGGSARLMKKASDLRYLYKLGGVSLVLKKGRLFG; via the coding sequence ATGACAGTACCAAAGGTATTGATTTTGGGGGCCGGGTATGGAGGCTTGATGACCGCGATCCATCTACAGAGGGATATACAGTATAATGAGGCGGAAGTTACGCTGGTGAATAAGCATAATTACCATTATATGACCACTCACCTTCACGAACCGGCAGCGGGCACGGCACCCCAAGAAGCGGTTAAAGTAAACATTGACGAGATTATTAACACCGATCTGATCCATTTCCGGAAGGGAACGGTTGAAGCCATTGACCCCAAAGAAAAAAGGGTTATTCTCCATGATGGGGAACTTCATTATGATTATTTGGTGATTGCATTGGGGAGCGAGCCGGAGACCTTTGGCATCCAGGGCCTAAGGGAATATGCCTTCGGCATTACCAGCCTTAATGCCGTTCGCACCATCCGTGAACATATTGAATATACTTTTTCGAGATACCATGAGGAAGGGGAACAAGAGTCGTACCTAACCATCGTTGTAGGAGGTGCCGGATTTACCGGTATTGAATTTGTCGGGGAGCTGGCGGATCGGATGCCCGATCTATGTAGGCAATTTGACATCCCGCGGGAAAAAGTGCGGATCATTAGTGTGGAGGCGGCTCCCACCGTACTGCCCGGCTTTGATAAAGAACTGGTGGAGTATGCGATGGAGCGCCTTCAGGCCAAAGGAGTTGAATTCCGGATTAATACACCTATTAAGTCATGTACCGCCGAAGGCATTGAATTGGCCAATGGGGAGAACATTCTTTCCAAGACGGTCATCTGGACAGGCGGGGTACGGGGCAACCACCTCTTGGAGGAGGCCGGATTTGAGACGGTTCGCGGGAGGGTGAAGGTAGATCCAGCTTTACGGGCGCCTGGTTATGAAGATGTTTTTGTCATCGGCGATGCTTCCGTCGTCTTTACCAAGGAAGGAAGACCCTATCCTCCGACGGCCCAAATCGCTACCCAACAAGGCGAAAATTGTGCGAAGAATCTTCTCTCCTTGCTCAGAGGCGGAACCTTGGAGGAATTTACGCCTTCCATTCAGGGAACTCTTGCCTCTCTGGGGAGAAGTGACGGCATCGGAGTGGTGGGGAAGATTCGCCTCAAAGGGGGATCGGCCCGCCTCATGAAGAAGGCCTCCGATCTGCGCTATCTCTACAAATTGGGTGGCGTTTCATTGGTCCTCAAGAAGGGACGCCTATTCGGTTAA
- a CDS encoding NAD(P)/FAD-dependent oxidoreductase has product MSERDEIVDITIIGGGPAGLFAAFYGGMRHATVKIIESMPQLGGQLAALYPEKYIYDVAGFPKIKAQDLVENLKKQALYFNPIICLEEKVLDLKKLEQENLFELTTDKGTHYSRSVIVAAGVGAFEPRRLELEEAKRFEKTNLYYFVSDMEQFRGERVVILGGGDSAVDWALMLDSIASEVHIVHRRDKFRAHEHSVEQLYRSHVHIHTSYEVRSLTGENKIESITIVHNKTGEEIILPLDALIVNYGFVSSLGPIQNWGLTLQKGAILVNSRMETNIPGVYAAGDIATYDGKIKLIAVGLGEAPTAVNNAKSYIDPTAKVQPGHSSSLTF; this is encoded by the coding sequence ATGTCGGAACGGGATGAAATTGTTGACATTACCATTATCGGCGGGGGACCCGCAGGGCTATTCGCGGCCTTTTATGGGGGGATGCGCCACGCTACCGTGAAAATCATCGAAAGTATGCCGCAATTGGGGGGACAGCTGGCCGCCCTTTATCCGGAAAAATATATTTATGATGTGGCCGGATTCCCAAAGATTAAAGCACAAGATTTGGTGGAGAATCTCAAAAAACAGGCACTCTATTTTAACCCCATAATCTGCCTGGAAGAAAAAGTATTGGACTTGAAGAAGCTGGAGCAAGAAAACCTCTTTGAGCTGACAACGGATAAAGGGACGCATTATTCCCGATCCGTCATCGTGGCTGCCGGAGTCGGCGCCTTTGAACCGAGACGTTTAGAGCTAGAGGAAGCGAAACGATTTGAGAAAACAAATCTGTACTACTTCGTCAGCGATATGGAACAATTCCGGGGAGAACGGGTGGTCATTCTGGGCGGAGGCGACTCCGCAGTGGATTGGGCTCTCATGCTCGATTCGATCGCCAGCGAAGTTCATATCGTTCATCGAAGGGATAAATTCAGAGCGCATGAACATAGCGTGGAGCAATTATACCGATCCCATGTCCACATTCACACTTCTTATGAAGTAAGGAGCTTGACGGGGGAAAACAAGATCGAATCGATCACGATCGTTCATAATAAAACGGGAGAAGAGATCATCCTCCCCTTAGACGCCCTCATCGTCAACTACGGTTTTGTTTCTTCCCTCGGCCCGATTCAGAATTGGGGGCTTACCTTACAGAAGGGGGCCATTCTGGTCAATTCCAGGATGGAAACCAATATTCCCGGCGTTTACGCCGCAGGAGATATCGCTACCTATGATGGCAAGATTAAGTTGATTGCCGTAGGACTGGGGGAAGCTCCTACAGCCGTTAACAATGCGAAGAGCTATATCGATCCTACCGCCAAGGTTCAGCCAGGACACTCCAGCAGCCTCACCTTCTAA